The proteins below come from a single uncultured Carboxylicivirga sp. genomic window:
- the floA gene encoding flotillin-like protein FloA (flotillin-like protein involved in membrane lipid rafts) — protein sequence MMEGFAPILLIAAIVVVVFLFLYYVPILLWFSALVSGVRISLVQLVLMRIRKVPPGVIVRALIEASKAGLREVKRDELEAHFLAGGHIENVVHALVSAAKANIDLNFQMATAIDLAGRDVFEAVQMSVNPKVIDTPPVAAVAKDGIQLIAKARVTVRASIKQLVGGAGEETVLARVGEGIVSSIGSSVSHKAVLENPDSISKVVLEKGLDAGTAFEILSIDIADIDIGKNIGAGLQIDQAEADKNIAQAKAEERRAMAVALEQEMKAKAQEARAKVIEAEADVPKALAEAFRSGNLGVMDYLKYKNIEADTAMRDSIAKPGTKPPKKDN from the coding sequence ATGATGGAAGGTTTCGCTCCTATATTGTTGATAGCGGCTATTGTTGTTGTTGTCTTCTTGTTTTTGTATTATGTACCCATTTTACTATGGTTCTCTGCCTTGGTTTCGGGGGTGCGTATTTCTCTTGTTCAGCTAGTATTGATGCGCATACGTAAGGTGCCTCCGGGCGTTATTGTTCGTGCATTAATTGAAGCATCTAAAGCTGGTTTACGTGAAGTAAAGCGCGATGAGTTAGAAGCGCATTTTTTAGCCGGTGGACATATCGAAAATGTTGTACATGCTTTGGTGTCGGCAGCAAAAGCCAATATTGATTTGAATTTTCAGATGGCTACAGCTATTGATCTTGCAGGTCGCGATGTGTTTGAAGCTGTTCAAATGTCAGTAAATCCTAAAGTAATTGATACACCTCCAGTGGCAGCTGTTGCAAAAGACGGTATTCAGTTAATTGCTAAAGCCCGTGTAACTGTTCGTGCCAGTATTAAACAATTGGTTGGTGGTGCCGGTGAAGAAACTGTTTTAGCTAGGGTTGGTGAAGGTATTGTATCTTCAATTGGATCTTCTGTTTCGCACAAGGCTGTTCTGGAAAATCCGGATTCTATTTCAAAAGTGGTTTTGGAAAAAGGATTGGATGCAGGTACTGCTTTCGAAATTCTTTCGATTGATATTGCCGATATTGATATAGGTAAAAACATAGGTGCCGGGTTACAGATTGATCAGGCGGAAGCAGATAAAAATATTGCTCAGGCTAAGGCAGAAGAGCGTCGTGCTATGGCAGTAGCTCTTGAGCAAGAAATGAAAGCAAAAGCTCAGGAAGCCCGTGCGAAAGTAATCGAAGCAGAGGCTGATGTGCCTAAGGCATTGGCCGAGGCTTTCAGAAGCGGAAATCTGGGTGTAATGGATTATTTAAAGTATAAAAATATTGAGGCTGATACTGCCATGAGGGATTCGATTGCGAAGCCAGGGACTAAGCCTCCAAAAAAAGATAATTAA